In Streptomyces sp. RFCAC02, the following proteins share a genomic window:
- the dapC gene encoding succinyldiaminopimelate transaminase produces the protein MTPVSARLPVFPWDRLEPYKATAAAHPGGIVDLSVGTPVDPVPEVIGRALAGASDSPGYPTVWGTAALRRAILGWLERRTGAAGLGERNVLPVVGSKELVASLPAQLGLGPGDRVAYPEPAYPTYEVGARLAGAEPVPYRGKATELDPAGLRLLWLNSPANPTGRVLSAGELRDTVAWARQHGVLVFSDECYLELGWEAEPVSVLHPDVCGGDTTGLVAVHSLSKRSNLAGYRAAFCAGDAAVLGELLAVRKHAGMMVPAPVQAATAAALGDDTHVAEQRARYAARRAALRTALVGCGFRVEDSEASLYLWATRDEDCWDTVAWLSERGVLVAPGEFYGAAGQRFVRVAFTATDERVEAAVRRLA, from the coding sequence GTGACCCCCGTCTCCGCCCGGCTGCCGGTCTTCCCCTGGGACCGCCTCGAGCCGTACAAGGCCACCGCCGCCGCGCATCCCGGGGGCATCGTGGACCTGTCCGTCGGCACGCCCGTCGACCCGGTGCCCGAGGTGATCGGGCGCGCGCTGGCCGGCGCGAGCGACAGCCCCGGCTACCCCACGGTGTGGGGCACCGCGGCGCTGCGCCGCGCGATCCTCGGCTGGCTGGAGCGCCGCACCGGGGCCGCCGGCCTCGGCGAGCGCAACGTCCTGCCCGTCGTCGGCTCCAAGGAGCTGGTCGCGTCGCTGCCCGCGCAGCTCGGTCTCGGCCCCGGCGACCGCGTCGCGTACCCGGAGCCCGCCTACCCGACGTACGAGGTGGGCGCGCGTCTCGCGGGCGCCGAGCCCGTCCCGTACCGGGGCAAGGCCACCGAGCTCGATCCGGCCGGGCTGCGCCTGCTGTGGCTCAACTCCCCGGCGAACCCGACCGGCCGCGTCCTGTCGGCCGGCGAGCTGCGCGACACCGTCGCGTGGGCGCGGCAGCACGGCGTCCTCGTCTTCAGCGACGAGTGCTACCTGGAGCTGGGCTGGGAGGCCGAGCCCGTCTCGGTGCTGCACCCGGACGTCTGCGGCGGCGACACCACGGGTCTCGTCGCGGTGCACTCGCTGTCCAAGCGGTCCAACCTCGCGGGCTACCGCGCGGCGTTCTGCGCCGGTGACGCGGCGGTGCTCGGCGAGCTGCTGGCCGTCCGCAAGCACGCCGGGATGATGGTGCCCGCGCCCGTGCAGGCCGCCACCGCCGCGGCCCTCGGGGACGACACGCACGTGGCCGAGCAGCGCGCGCGGTACGCCGCCCGGCGCGCGGCGCTGCGCACGGCGCTGGTGGGGTGCGGCTTCCGCGTGGAGGACAGCGAGGCGTCGCTGTACCTGTGGGCCACCCGTGACGAGGACTGCTGGGACACGGTGGCATGGCTGAGCGAACGCGGTGTCCTGGTCGCTCCCGGGGAGTTCTACGGGGCGGCGGGGCAGCGTTTCGTCCGGGTCGCGTTCACCGCGACCGACGAGCGGGTCGAGGCAGCGGTCCGGCGCCTGGCCTGA
- a CDS encoding O-methyltransferase encodes MFPSEVATVKAREERGQETAITGNRLTSWAFAEAYGTPDDDSAGGTALRWARERAREAGVRAVSPGTGDALRLLASAAGARSVAEIGTGTGVSGLYLLHGMRADGVLTTVDIEPERQQFARQAFRFAGFAANRARFIPGHALDVLPRLADGGYDLVFCDGDRLESLECLAESLRLLRPGGLLCFAGVFAGGRTVDSAAQPTEVRVLRELLRAVRESDELLPALLPVGDGLLCATRR; translated from the coding sequence CTGTTCCCGTCCGAAGTCGCTACAGTCAAGGCCCGTGAGGAACGGGGACAGGAGACGGCCATTACCGGCAACCGGCTGACGAGCTGGGCGTTCGCCGAGGCGTACGGCACACCGGACGACGACAGCGCCGGCGGAACCGCGCTGCGCTGGGCCCGCGAACGGGCGCGGGAGGCCGGGGTGCGCGCCGTCTCCCCCGGCACCGGCGACGCCCTGCGCCTGCTGGCCTCCGCGGCGGGCGCCCGTTCGGTGGCCGAGATCGGGACCGGCACCGGCGTCTCCGGCCTGTACCTGCTGCACGGCATGCGCGCCGACGGTGTGCTGACGACGGTGGACATCGAGCCGGAGCGCCAGCAGTTCGCGCGACAGGCGTTCCGCTTCGCCGGGTTCGCCGCGAACCGGGCGCGCTTCATCCCCGGGCACGCGCTCGACGTCCTGCCGCGCCTGGCGGACGGCGGCTACGACCTGGTGTTCTGCGACGGCGACCGGCTGGAGTCGCTGGAGTGCCTCGCAGAATCGTTGCGGCTTCTGCGGCCCGGCGGCCTGCTGTGCTTCGCCGGGGTCTTCGCCGGCGGCCGGACGGTGGACTCGGCCGCGCAGCCGACCGAGGTGCGCGTGCTGCGCGAACTGCTGCGCGCCGTGCGGGAGAGCGACGAACTGCTTCCGGCGCTGCTCCCGGTCGGCGACGGCCTGCTGTGCGCCACGCGCCGCTGA
- a CDS encoding TIGR00730 family Rossman fold protein produces the protein MSSRPGEQRLGPVVRRRGQVVAGTADQRLLDSRGPSDWVHGDPWRVLRIQSEFVEGFGALAELGPAVSVFGSARTPPDSPEYALGVRIGRGLAEAGFAVITGGGPGAMEAANRGASEAGGVSVGLGIELPFEQGLNEYVDIGINFRYFFVRKTMFVKYAQGFLVLPGGLGTLDELFEALTLVQTRKVTRFPIVLVGTEYWSGLAGWLRDTVIAQGKASEVDQALFSVTDDVDEAIALVTKE, from the coding sequence ATGTCGTCGCGGCCGGGCGAGCAGCGCCTCGGCCCCGTCGTGCGCCGCCGCGGCCAGGTGGTCGCGGGCACGGCCGACCAGCGCCTGCTGGACTCGCGCGGGCCCTCCGACTGGGTGCACGGCGACCCGTGGCGGGTGCTGCGGATCCAGTCCGAGTTCGTCGAGGGCTTCGGCGCCCTGGCCGAACTCGGCCCGGCCGTCAGCGTCTTCGGATCGGCCAGGACGCCGCCCGACTCCCCGGAGTACGCGCTGGGGGTGCGCATCGGACGCGGTCTCGCCGAGGCCGGTTTCGCGGTCATCACCGGCGGCGGCCCCGGTGCCATGGAGGCCGCCAACCGGGGCGCGAGCGAGGCCGGCGGCGTCTCCGTCGGGCTCGGCATCGAACTGCCCTTCGAGCAGGGCCTCAACGAGTACGTCGACATCGGCATCAACTTCCGCTACTTCTTCGTCCGGAAGACGATGTTCGTCAAGTACGCGCAGGGCTTCCTCGTGCTCCCCGGCGGACTCGGCACGCTGGACGAGCTGTTCGAGGCCCTCACGCTGGTCCAGACGCGGAAGGTCACGCGCTTCCCGATCGTCCTGGTCGGCACCGAGTACTGGAGCGGCCTCGCCGGCTGGCTGCGCGACACGGTGATCGCGCAGGGCAAGGCGTCCGAGGTGGACCAGGCGCTGTTCTCCGTCACGGACGACGTGGACGAGGCGATCGCGCTCGTCACCAAGGAGTGA
- the folP gene encoding dihydropteroate synthase — translation MLRLGTRRFAADEPVIMAIVNRTPDSFYDRGATFGEAAALDRVARVVDEGAAIVDIGGVKAGPGAEVDTAEEIRRTAGFVAAVRERHPSVVISVDTWRHEVGRAVCEAGADLLNDAWGGVDPRLAEVAAEYGTGLVCTHAGGVPPRTRPHRIAYEDVMADILRVTVGLAERAVSLGVRRDGVLIDPGHDFGKSTRHSLEATRRLGEMTATGWPVLVSLSNKDFVGETLDVPVKERLLGTLATTAVSAWLGARVYRVHEVAETKQVLDMVASIAGHRPPAVARRGLA, via the coding sequence ATGCTGCGCCTCGGAACACGCCGGTTCGCGGCGGACGAGCCGGTCATCATGGCCATCGTCAACCGCACCCCCGACTCGTTCTACGACCGGGGGGCGACCTTCGGCGAGGCCGCCGCCCTCGACCGGGTCGCGCGGGTCGTCGACGAGGGCGCGGCCATCGTGGACATCGGCGGCGTCAAGGCCGGTCCAGGCGCCGAGGTGGACACGGCCGAGGAGATCCGCCGCACGGCCGGTTTCGTCGCCGCCGTGCGCGAACGCCACCCGTCCGTGGTGATCAGCGTGGACACCTGGCGGCACGAGGTGGGCCGCGCCGTCTGCGAGGCGGGCGCCGACCTGCTGAACGACGCGTGGGGCGGTGTCGACCCGCGGCTGGCCGAGGTCGCCGCCGAGTACGGCACCGGCCTGGTGTGCACGCACGCGGGCGGCGTCCCGCCGCGCACCCGGCCGCACCGCATCGCGTACGAGGACGTGATGGCGGACATCCTGCGCGTCACCGTGGGGCTGGCCGAGCGTGCGGTGTCCCTCGGGGTGCGGCGCGACGGCGTGCTGATCGACCCCGGGCACGACTTCGGCAAGTCCACCCGGCACTCGCTGGAGGCCACGCGCCGCCTCGGCGAGATGACGGCGACGGGCTGGCCGGTGCTCGTCTCGCTGTCCAACAAGGACTTCGTCGGCGAGACGCTCGACGTGCCGGTGAAGGAGCGGCTGCTCGGCACCCTCGCCACCACCGCCGTCTCCGCCTGGCTCGGCGCCCGTGTGTACCGGGTGCACGAGGTGGCGGAGACGAAGCAGGTCCTCGACATGGTGGCGTCGATCGCGGGGCACCGGCCGCCCGCCGTCGCGCGGCGCGGGCTGGCGTGA
- a CDS encoding DUF3117 domain-containing protein, whose protein sequence is MAAMKPRTGDGPLEVTKEGRGIIMRVPLEGGGRLVVELTPDEAVALDEALKKVTG, encoded by the coding sequence ATGGCGGCCATGAAGCCGCGGACGGGCGATGGTCCGCTTGAGGTGACCAAGGAGGGGCGGGGCATCATCATGCGCGTTCCGCTCGAAGGCGGTGGCCGACTCGTCGTGGAGCTGACCCCGGACGAAGCGGTTGCCCTGGACGAGGCACTCAAGAAGGTCACGGGCTGA
- the fdxA gene encoding ferredoxin, with the protein MTYVIAEPCVDLKDKACIEECPVDCIYEGQRALYIHPDECVDCGACEPVCPVEAIFYEDDTPDEWKDYYKANVEFFDELGSPGGASKLGLIERDHPFIAALPPQSHDE; encoded by the coding sequence GTGACCTACGTCATCGCGGAGCCTTGTGTCGATCTGAAGGACAAGGCATGCATCGAGGAATGCCCTGTTGACTGCATCTACGAAGGTCAGCGGGCCCTGTACATCCACCCCGATGAGTGCGTGGACTGCGGTGCGTGCGAGCCGGTCTGCCCGGTCGAGGCCATCTTCTACGAGGACGACACCCCGGACGAGTGGAAGGACTACTACAAGGCGAACGTCGAGTTCTTCGACGAGCTGGGCTCGCCGGGCGGCGCGAGCAAGCTGGGCCTGATCGAGCGCGACCACCCCTTCATCGCCGCGCTGCCGCCGCAGAGCCACGACGAGTGA
- a CDS encoding zf-HC2 domain-containing protein yields MSSAPPPDAADHHLGDRLAALVDGELSHDSRDRVLAHLATCPGCKAEADAQRALKDVFRSTPPPAPSAGLLARLQALPATDPADPPDDPGRPGQGFRLDLLPGGRGGESLLAPPSLGAERGFRVHEPAAARGGRGHRLVFAAAGAVSLAAFAIGGAIGGFGGTGTSAGGGTVAAGSGPTTAFRTVGGARSEEADRTGRPSAGSTLSVAAPYAPAAPSGRLVPLSPLLSLGPLAVPTTAGPQPGPTDAPRPSAGADAAPSATGGGEAVSPR; encoded by the coding sequence GTGAGCAGTGCCCCCCCGCCGGACGCGGCGGACCACCACCTCGGGGACCGGCTCGCCGCCCTCGTGGACGGCGAGCTGTCCCACGACAGCCGTGACCGTGTCCTCGCGCACCTCGCCACCTGTCCGGGCTGCAAGGCCGAGGCCGACGCGCAGCGCGCCCTGAAGGACGTCTTCCGCAGCACCCCGCCGCCCGCCCCGTCGGCGGGCCTGCTGGCGCGTCTGCAGGCGCTGCCGGCCACCGACCCGGCCGACCCGCCCGACGACCCCGGCCGGCCGGGGCAGGGTTTCCGGCTCGACCTGCTGCCCGGCGGACGCGGCGGTGAGTCGCTGCTCGCCCCGCCGTCCCTCGGCGCCGAGCGCGGCTTCCGGGTCCACGAGCCGGCCGCCGCACGGGGCGGCCGGGGCCACCGTCTGGTGTTCGCGGCCGCGGGCGCGGTGTCCCTCGCCGCCTTCGCCATCGGCGGCGCGATCGGCGGGTTCGGCGGCACCGGCACGAGCGCGGGCGGCGGCACCGTCGCGGCCGGCAGCGGCCCCACCACGGCCTTCCGCACGGTGGGCGGCGCCAGGTCCGAGGAGGCGGACCGCACCGGCCGTCCCTCCGCCGGGTCGACCCTGTCCGTCGCCGCTCCGTACGCGCCCGCGGCGCCGAGCGGCCGGCTCGTCCCCCTTTCTCCGCTCCTCTCGCTCGGGCCCCTCGCGGTCCCGACGACGGCCGGTCCGCAGCCCGGGCCGACCGACGCCCCGCGGCCCTCCGCGGGCGCGGACGCCGCCCCGAGCGCGACGGGCGGCGGGGAGGCCGTGAGCCCCCGCTGA
- a CDS encoding trypsin-like peptidase domain-containing protein, translating to MDEGQSASGHRAAPRRDPGSAPPDSPPGAAGGAAPEEERPGHDPYGTPPYGQPGPWAPAPPVQLPQPTPPAGTRVGAAVTPPAGTHVGAPPQGPPPAGPAVSAPPAPSRYDPWAPRDLTPAAGTPVPPEAADPAPRAGARRLVLGALVLALVAGIVGGTVGVYLERHGAFSEVTLSQTGGDDDPPEPGTIAGIARAVLPSVVTLHVSGGTTGATGTGFVLDDRGHILTNAHVVRPAGEGGVIEVTFAGGESARAEIVGQDAGYDLAVVKVTGVSGLTPVELGDSDTVRVGDPVVAIGAPFDLAGTVTSGIISATERPITAGGEEADGSDISYVNALQTDAPINPGNSGGPLVDADGRVIGVNSAIRTGDSGLGTEQSGSVGLGFAIPVNQAKDVAEQLINTGRATHPVIGVFLDTGWLGDGARVGTSDGGPAVEPGGPADEAGLEDGDVITAVDGETVRSGDELIVKVRSHRPGDELVLTVERDGEELSLTVTLGEATGEQ from the coding sequence ATGGACGAGGGACAGAGCGCTTCCGGCCACCGGGCCGCACCCCGGCGCGATCCGGGGTCGGCGCCCCCGGACTCCCCGCCCGGCGCGGCCGGGGGAGCGGCGCCGGAGGAGGAGCGCCCGGGCCACGACCCGTACGGAACGCCTCCCTACGGCCAGCCGGGCCCGTGGGCGCCCGCGCCGCCGGTGCAGCTCCCGCAGCCGACCCCGCCGGCCGGCACCCGCGTCGGCGCGGCGGTCACCCCGCCGGCCGGCACCCATGTCGGCGCGCCGCCGCAGGGGCCGCCGCCCGCCGGGCCGGCCGTCTCCGCGCCGCCCGCGCCGTCCCGCTACGACCCGTGGGCGCCCCGCGACCTGACACCCGCCGCCGGTACGCCGGTGCCGCCCGAGGCCGCCGACCCGGCCCCGCGTGCCGGTGCCCGGCGCCTCGTCCTCGGCGCGCTCGTCCTCGCGCTCGTGGCGGGGATCGTCGGCGGCACGGTCGGCGTCTACCTGGAACGCCACGGCGCCTTCAGCGAGGTCACGCTGTCGCAGACCGGGGGCGACGACGATCCGCCGGAGCCCGGCACCATCGCCGGCATCGCGCGGGCCGTCCTGCCCTCCGTGGTCACCCTGCACGTCTCCGGGGGCACGACCGGGGCCACCGGCACCGGCTTCGTCCTCGACGACCGGGGCCACATCCTGACCAACGCCCATGTCGTCCGCCCCGCGGGCGAGGGCGGCGTGATAGAGGTCACCTTCGCCGGCGGCGAGTCCGCGCGGGCCGAGATCGTCGGCCAGGACGCCGGCTACGACCTGGCCGTCGTCAAGGTGACCGGCGTCTCCGGGCTCACCCCCGTCGAGCTGGGCGACTCGGACACCGTGCGGGTCGGCGACCCGGTCGTCGCCATCGGCGCCCCGTTCGACCTGGCGGGGACCGTCACCTCCGGAATCATCAGCGCCACCGAACGCCCGATCACGGCCGGCGGCGAGGAGGCGGACGGCTCCGACATCAGCTACGTCAACGCCCTCCAGACCGACGCCCCCATCAACCCGGGCAACTCCGGCGGCCCCCTGGTCGACGCCGACGGCCGTGTCATCGGCGTCAACAGCGCCATCCGCACCGGCGACAGCGGCCTCGGCACCGAGCAGTCCGGCAGCGTCGGCCTCGGTTTCGCGATCCCCGTCAACCAGGCCAAGGACGTCGCCGAGCAGCTCATCAACACGGGCCGCGCCACCCACCCCGTGATCGGGGTGTTCCTCGACACCGGCTGGCTCGGGGACGGCGCCCGCGTCGGCACCTCCGACGGCGGCCCCGCCGTGGAGCCCGGCGGCCCGGCCGACGAGGCGGGCCTGGAGGACGGCGACGTCATCACCGCCGTGGACGGGGAGACCGTCCGCAGCGGCGACGAGCTGATCGTGAAGGTCCGCAGCCACCGCCCGGGTGACGAGCTGGTCCTCACCGTCGAACGGGACGGCGAGGAGCTGTCCCTCACGGTCACGCTCGGTGAGGCGACGGGCGAGCAGTGA
- the dapE gene encoding succinyl-diaminopimelate desuccinylase has protein sequence MEPPLLDLGVDAAALTARLVDIPSVSGSEKPLADAVEAALRALPWLRVDRLGNNVVARTALGRAERVVLAGHLDTVPVADNLPARLDADGLLWGCGTCDMKSGVAVQLRLAATVPEPNRDLTFVFYDNEEVQADRNGLGHLAAAHPDWLAGDFAVLLEPSGGEVEGGCQGTLRVLLRLTGRRAHSARSWTGENAIHAAAPVLARLAAYEPRRPVIDGLEYHEGLNAVRIEAGVAGNVIPDSCVVTVNYRYAPDRGEDEAVAHVREVFEGCGVAGFTVDDHAPGALPGLGHPAARAFIEAVGGAPRPKYGWTDVSRFSALGVPAVNYGPGDPNLAHKRDEHVDTALVLRCEERLRAWLTA, from the coding sequence ATGGAACCGCCCCTGCTCGACCTCGGTGTGGACGCCGCGGCCCTCACCGCGCGCCTCGTGGACATCCCCTCCGTCAGCGGCTCGGAGAAGCCGCTCGCCGACGCCGTGGAGGCCGCCCTGCGCGCCCTGCCGTGGCTGCGTGTCGACCGCCTCGGGAACAACGTCGTCGCCCGCACCGCCCTCGGCCGTGCCGAACGCGTCGTCCTGGCCGGGCACCTAGACACCGTCCCCGTCGCGGACAACCTGCCCGCGCGCCTCGACGCGGACGGTCTCCTGTGGGGCTGCGGCACCTGCGACATGAAGTCGGGCGTCGCCGTCCAGCTCCGGCTCGCCGCCACCGTGCCCGAGCCGAACCGGGACCTCACCTTCGTGTTCTACGACAACGAGGAGGTCCAGGCGGACCGCAACGGGCTCGGCCACCTCGCGGCCGCGCACCCCGACTGGCTCGCCGGCGACTTCGCCGTCCTCCTGGAGCCGTCCGGCGGCGAGGTCGAGGGCGGCTGCCAGGGCACCCTGCGCGTCCTGCTGCGGCTCACCGGCCGGCGCGCCCACTCCGCCAGGTCGTGGACCGGCGAGAACGCGATCCACGCCGCCGCCCCCGTCCTGGCCCGCCTCGCCGCCTACGAGCCGCGCCGGCCCGTCATCGACGGCCTCGAATACCACGAGGGCCTGAACGCGGTCCGCATCGAGGCCGGTGTCGCCGGCAACGTCATCCCGGACTCCTGCGTCGTCACCGTCAACTACCGCTACGCGCCCGACCGCGGCGAGGACGAGGCCGTCGCCCACGTCCGCGAGGTCTTCGAGGGCTGCGGCGTGGCCGGGTTCACGGTGGACGACCACGCGCCGGGCGCCCTGCCGGGGCTCGGGCACCCCGCCGCCCGCGCGTTCATCGAGGCGGTCGGCGGCGCGCCGCGGCCCAAGTACGGCTGGACGGACGTCTCCCGGTTCAGCGCCCTCGGCGTCCCCGCGGTCAACTACGGTCCCGGCGACCCGAACCTCGCCCACAAGCGCGACGAGCACGTGGACACGGCCCTCGTCCTGCGCTGCGAGGAGCGGCTGCGGGCCTGGCTGACGGCCTGA
- a CDS encoding GNAT family N-acetyltransferase, whose protein sequence is MGGQLVVRITPADVGKRVSVRSLTGPGEPAAVFTDTVGILTSWADGVVAVTRRDGRTVPLAEADLVAGKVVPAVPRPVRRGTPVASARDLLAVAARGWCGTGSERIGDWLARACGGWTRRANSAVAVGEGEPDLDRLTAWYAARGLPATVQIATGGPDGTGAGERLTARLERLGWSAGGHVQARVAPLASLTEQGHDPRVVVARELPDAWLRPYRRVRENPEAARQVLRGVPGGPAVLFASVPDPAGGNDPVAFGRCAVDGRWAGFGALVVDPAHRRRGLAVALMGELARAALAEGASAAYLHVETDNAPAIALYDRLGLTLHSHCHYRVRP, encoded by the coding sequence ATGGGCGGACAGCTCGTCGTGCGCATCACGCCCGCTGACGTGGGCAAACGCGTCTCCGTCCGGTCCCTGACCGGTCCGGGTGAACCGGCCGCCGTCTTCACCGACACCGTCGGGATCCTCACCTCCTGGGCGGACGGCGTGGTCGCCGTCACACGGCGGGACGGGCGGACCGTCCCGCTCGCCGAGGCGGACCTCGTGGCCGGGAAGGTCGTGCCGGCCGTGCCGCGGCCGGTGCGGCGCGGGACCCCGGTGGCGTCGGCGCGCGACCTGCTCGCGGTCGCCGCGCGCGGCTGGTGCGGCACCGGCTCCGAACGGATCGGCGACTGGCTGGCCCGCGCCTGCGGCGGCTGGACGCGCCGCGCCAACTCGGCCGTCGCCGTGGGCGAGGGCGAGCCCGATCTCGACCGCCTCACCGCCTGGTACGCGGCCCGCGGCCTGCCGGCCACCGTGCAGATCGCGACCGGCGGCCCCGACGGCACGGGCGCCGGGGAACGCCTCACGGCCCGCCTCGAACGGCTCGGCTGGAGCGCCGGGGGCCATGTGCAGGCGCGGGTCGCGCCGCTCGCCTCGCTGACCGAACAGGGGCACGACCCCCGTGTGGTGGTGGCGCGCGAACTGCCCGACGCCTGGCTGCGCCCCTACCGCCGCGTCCGGGAGAACCCGGAGGCCGCGCGGCAGGTGCTGCGCGGCGTGCCGGGCGGCCCCGCCGTGCTGTTCGCGAGCGTCCCCGACCCCGCGGGCGGGAACGATCCGGTGGCCTTCGGGCGTTGTGCCGTCGACGGCCGCTGGGCCGGCTTCGGCGCGCTCGTGGTGGACCCGGCCCACCGGCGCCGCGGGCTGGCCGTCGCCCTCATGGGCGAACTCGCGCGCGCGGCGCTCGCCGAGGGGGCGAGCGCCGCGTACCTCCACGTCGAGACGGACAACGCGCCGGCGATCGCGCTGTACGACCGGCTCGGCCTCACGCTCCACAGCCACTGCCACTACCGGGTCCGGCCCTGA
- a CDS encoding ATP-binding protein, whose protein sequence is MRNPRRTLPRRLAGAAVLLAAGAVPLAGAVGQAAAAEPEQPAAPGLAGAETALDQATTHGSGPLDKTVGAAALTVMPVALPVLDHVAQGTEPTVRSVGGTVQDTLPGPDNSLAVALNSVPANDYSLL, encoded by the coding sequence ATGCGCAATCCCCGTCGGACCCTCCCGCGCCGTCTGGCCGGGGCCGCCGTGCTGCTCGCCGCGGGGGCCGTGCCCCTCGCCGGCGCCGTGGGCCAGGCAGCGGCCGCGGAGCCCGAGCAGCCGGCGGCCCCGGGGCTCGCGGGCGCCGAGACGGCTCTCGACCAGGCCACCACCCACGGCAGCGGCCCCCTCGACAAGACGGTCGGCGCGGCCGCGCTGACCGTGATGCCGGTCGCGCTGCCCGTCCTCGATCACGTCGCCCAGGGCACGGAGCCGACGGTGCGGTCGGTCGGCGGTACCGTCCAGGACACCCTCCCGGGACCCGACAACTCGCTGGCCGTCGCCCTGAACTCCGTGCCGGCCAACGACTACAGCCTTCTGTGA
- the sigE gene encoding RNA polymerase sigma factor SigE encodes MVGTPLDTTRADRGGAATASTGRGVFRRLLRTSGGPNSVTDTADADRAHTTADRTDGTTTAVATFGTGGSDGTGWAPPSWEEIVSTHSTRVYRLAYRLTGNQHDAEDLTQEVFVRVFRSLSTYTPGTFEGWLHRITTNLFLDSVRRKQRIRFDALGEDAAERLASREPTPQQEFNDRHLDADIQQALDTLAPDFRAAVVLCDIEGLSYEEIATTLGVKLGTVRSRIHRGRSHLRKALRHRSPRGRSAAVTGAGDTSVLAGAPGPMEGGAV; translated from the coding sequence ATCGTGGGGACTCCACTGGACACCACCAGAGCCGACAGGGGAGGTGCGGCCACCGCGTCCACGGGCAGAGGAGTCTTCCGACGTCTTCTGCGGACGTCCGGCGGGCCGAATTCCGTGACAGACACCGCTGACGCCGACCGGGCGCACACCACCGCCGACCGCACCGACGGCACCACCACCGCCGTCGCCACGTTCGGCACGGGCGGCTCCGACGGCACCGGCTGGGCACCGCCGAGCTGGGAAGAGATCGTCAGCACCCACAGCACGCGGGTCTACCGCCTGGCCTACCGCCTCACCGGCAACCAGCACGACGCCGAGGACCTGACCCAGGAGGTCTTCGTCCGCGTCTTCCGGTCACTGTCCACCTACACGCCCGGCACCTTCGAGGGCTGGCTGCACCGCATCACGACCAACCTCTTCCTCGACTCGGTGCGCCGCAAGCAGCGCATCCGCTTCGACGCGCTGGGGGAGGACGCCGCCGAGCGGCTGGCCAGCCGCGAGCCCACGCCCCAGCAGGAGTTCAACGACCGGCACCTCGACGCCGACATCCAGCAGGCGCTGGACACCCTCGCGCCGGACTTCCGCGCCGCCGTCGTGCTGTGCGACATCGAGGGCCTGAGCTACGAGGAGATCGCCACCACGCTCGGCGTGAAGCTCGGCACGGTCCGCAGCCGCATCCACCGGGGCAGGTCCCACCTCCGCAAGGCGCTGCGGCACCGCTCGCCGCGCGGACGGTCGGCCGCCGTGACCGGTGCGGGGGACACGTCCGTCCTCGCGGGGGCGCCCGGCCCGATGGAAGGCGGGGCGGTGTGA
- a CDS encoding DivIVA domain-containing protein yields the protein MFWFLIATMVVVIAGVTLAVLSTGDGYGAPVTGGLAEAVPDRLHDPLPADRPVGPADVVRVRLPVAVRGYRMAEVDEVLDRLAAELAERDARIADLEDALAAAGEEPGDGPAERADGPEPDPVRGPAGFDDDGGV from the coding sequence GTGTTCTGGTTCTTGATCGCCACCATGGTCGTCGTGATCGCCGGGGTGACCCTCGCGGTGCTCAGCACCGGGGACGGGTACGGCGCCCCGGTCACGGGCGGGCTCGCCGAGGCGGTGCCCGACCGGCTGCACGACCCGCTGCCGGCCGACCGGCCGGTCGGCCCGGCGGACGTGGTGCGCGTCCGGCTGCCGGTCGCGGTGCGCGGTTACCGCATGGCCGAGGTGGACGAGGTGCTCGACCGGCTCGCGGCGGAACTGGCCGAGCGCGACGCGCGGATCGCCGATCTTGAGGACGCCCTCGCGGCTGCCGGGGAGGAGCCGGGGGACGGGCCGGCGGAGCGGGCGGACGGCCCGGAGCCCGATCCGGTGCGCGGGCCCGCCGGATTCGACGACGACGGCGGGGTGTGA
- a CDS encoding sec-independent translocase produces MFFDIGSLEFIVLLVLAILVFGPEKLPKMIQEAAAFLRKIREFSDSAKRDIRNELGPDFKDFDFEDLNPKTFARKHLLDNDDLGLKELGSSLDMRKELSDVADAVNGRPARPPIAGQPGAGTRAGGPVSFTKSGDTAAAPPPRTAGEQAPFDADAT; encoded by the coding sequence GTGTTCTTCGATATTGGGTCCCTGGAGTTCATCGTGCTCCTGGTCCTGGCGATCCTCGTCTTCGGGCCGGAGAAGCTGCCGAAGATGATCCAGGAGGCCGCCGCCTTCCTGCGGAAGATCCGCGAGTTCTCCGACAGCGCCAAGCGGGACATCCGCAATGAGCTGGGACCGGACTTCAAGGACTTCGATTTCGAGGACCTCAACCCGAAGACGTTCGCGCGCAAGCACCTCCTCGACAACGACGACCTGGGCCTCAAGGAGCTGGGCAGCAGCCTCGACATGCGCAAGGAGCTGTCCGACGTCGCCGACGCGGTGAACGGCCGCCCGGCCCGGCCCCCGATCGCCGGGCAGCCGGGCGCCGGCACGCGCGCGGGCGGCCCGGTCAGCTTCACCAAGAGCGGCGACACCGCCGCCGCCCCGCCGCCGCGGACGGCCGGCGAGCAGGCCCCGTTCGACGCCGACGCCACCTGA